A single genomic interval of uncultured Pseudodesulfovibrio sp. harbors:
- a CDS encoding HD domain-containing phosphohydrolase — protein MTDKTLDDGLSQVYLQISPNILESFPKFRPPVALYKFDENIAQVKLFHKAEERLGKEKQAEVADYAQDSLLFLLREDYKVYAQHLSQKLGLVLVEDDLSGQEVAEIFFLAFKDRMTDMLDQPKEASLKALVKDISILAEYLWADPSRVDFLSKALHKDYDLAVHSVNTMFIGLALFAMVTKGKMEKTTVLSLALGLALHDLGMVNVPKFIIDKEQYVVRRDRDSIEKHVDAGESMLKRLGITDATVMQCLLQHHERLDGSGYPQRLMNKSLSLAGRLCGLADSYCAIIAERPYHKPKSPKDAVVALMKDPKHYDPALSKLLALLVTKGFII, from the coding sequence ATGACTGACAAAACCCTTGATGACGGGCTTTCGCAGGTCTATCTGCAAATCAGCCCCAATATACTGGAGAGCTTTCCGAAGTTTCGGCCTCCGGTGGCTTTGTACAAGTTTGACGAGAATATCGCGCAGGTTAAGCTGTTTCACAAGGCCGAAGAGCGGCTCGGCAAGGAGAAGCAGGCCGAGGTCGCTGATTATGCTCAGGACAGCCTTCTTTTTCTCCTGCGTGAGGACTACAAGGTCTACGCGCAGCATCTGAGCCAGAAACTCGGGCTTGTGCTCGTGGAAGACGATCTCAGCGGACAGGAAGTGGCCGAGATATTCTTTCTTGCCTTCAAGGACCGCATGACGGACATGCTCGACCAGCCGAAAGAGGCGTCACTCAAGGCGCTGGTGAAGGATATTTCCATTCTGGCCGAGTATCTGTGGGCTGATCCGAGTCGGGTGGATTTCCTGTCCAAAGCTCTGCACAAGGACTATGATCTCGCCGTACATTCCGTGAATACGATGTTTATCGGGCTGGCGCTTTTCGCCATGGTGACCAAGGGAAAAATGGAGAAGACCACTGTTCTCAGTCTGGCTCTCGGCCTTGCCTTGCACGATCTGGGCATGGTGAACGTGCCCAAGTTCATCATCGACAAGGAACAGTACGTTGTCCGGCGTGACCGGGATTCCATTGAAAAGCATGTTGACGCGGGCGAAAGCATGCTCAAGCGTCTGGGTATCACTGATGCCACTGTAATGCAGTGCCTTTTGCAGCATCACGAGCGGCTTGACGGTTCGGGCTATCCCCAGCGGCTGATGAATAAGTCCCTGTCGTTGGCAGGGCGGCTGTGCGGCTTGGCTGACTCATATTGTGCCATCATTGCGGAACGGCCGTATCACAAGCCGAAGTCACCCAAGGATGCCGTCGTGGCCCTGATGAAGGACCCCAAGCATTATGATCCCGCGCTCAGCAAGCTGCTGGCGTTGCTCGTCACCAAGGGGTTCATTATTTAG
- a CDS encoding acyl-ACP thioesterase domain-containing protein: MKIDTQLTLTHTYDIRSYEPRPDGEISITAICDHLQDIASRHADVMGFGLRDLEKSGHLWLLARLHLMLDRLPTFGEAARVTTWPSGNERLVANRDFLIEDAKGVIGRATTAWVTMNRETQRPDKPEQVLHNRYIPDMDRALLFPTRAITRLKTGDHTAPITARRSDIDINGHVNNVCYTKFCLESVPQEWEDTHRCMGLDIQFRSESFAGDAYASFCVESEESEAHKTLLHGLTRSEDNKEIVRMRTWWKKKTSDGSKA; the protein is encoded by the coding sequence ATGAAAATCGACACACAGCTCACGCTCACGCACACCTATGACATCCGCTCCTATGAACCGCGCCCGGACGGTGAGATTTCCATCACTGCCATCTGCGACCACCTTCAGGACATCGCATCCCGTCATGCCGACGTCATGGGGTTCGGCCTGCGGGATCTGGAAAAGTCAGGCCATCTCTGGCTTCTGGCTCGGCTGCATCTGATGCTGGACCGGCTGCCCACCTTCGGCGAAGCGGCCCGCGTCACCACATGGCCTTCGGGCAATGAGCGTCTTGTCGCCAACCGCGATTTTCTGATCGAGGATGCCAAAGGCGTCATCGGACGCGCCACAACGGCATGGGTCACCATGAACCGGGAAACACAACGGCCTGACAAACCGGAACAGGTGCTGCACAACCGCTACATACCGGACATGGACCGCGCCCTTCTCTTTCCGACAAGAGCCATCACCCGGCTGAAAACAGGCGACCACACCGCCCCGATCACTGCCCGCCGCTCGGATATCGACATCAACGGACACGTCAACAACGTCTGCTACACGAAATTCTGTCTGGAATCCGTCCCACAGGAATGGGAAGACACCCACCGATGCATGGGACTGGACATCCAGTTCCGCAGCGAGTCCTTTGCCGGAGACGCGTATGCATCATTCTGCGTCGAATCCGAAGAATCAGAGGCACACAAGACGCTTCTCCACGGCCTGACGCGCTCGGAAGACAACAAGGAAATCGTCCGCATGCGGACATGGTGGAAAAAAAAGACATCGGATGGTTCAAAGGCGTAA
- a CDS encoding transporter substrate-binding domain-containing protein produces MTKISRRSALAMIGTAGLAASLAPSFVLASNKSMICNWNRNFPPYSMERNGKMTGILVECMDELLGRRMGYTLEHLGYGWPKAQDLVRAGKGDTLCTNPTKARMQYMLFSEEPMVESLPSIFCLNDNPRINEINQVLTLGDLKDFRQVDYAGNGWARQTFPPYLRIAQAPDLFEAFKMIAQDKADIFVGNGLAAMYAIKVLGLKNRIHARELPVGEPSTFHFGLRRDYPDAKKIMDEFAGTLDEAQLEGATRKIILNYL; encoded by the coding sequence ATGACCAAAATCTCCCGTAGAAGCGCCCTTGCCATGATCGGTACAGCCGGTCTCGCCGCAAGCCTTGCCCCGTCTTTCGTCCTCGCGTCGAACAAATCCATGATCTGCAACTGGAACCGGAATTTCCCGCCCTACTCCATGGAACGGAACGGCAAGATGACCGGCATTCTGGTGGAGTGCATGGATGAACTGCTGGGCAGGCGCATGGGGTATACGCTTGAACACCTGGGCTACGGTTGGCCCAAGGCGCAGGATCTGGTGCGGGCAGGCAAAGGCGACACGCTATGCACCAACCCGACCAAGGCCCGCATGCAGTACATGCTCTTTTCCGAAGAGCCCATGGTAGAAAGCCTGCCCTCCATATTCTGTCTGAATGACAACCCGCGCATCAATGAAATCAATCAGGTGCTGACCCTCGGCGACCTCAAGGACTTCCGACAGGTCGACTACGCAGGCAACGGCTGGGCACGCCAAACTTTTCCTCCATATCTCCGCATTGCCCAGGCACCCGACCTGTTCGAGGCATTCAAGATGATCGCGCAGGACAAGGCGGACATATTCGTGGGCAACGGATTGGCCGCCATGTACGCCATCAAGGTGCTGGGGCTCAAGAACCGTATTCATGCGCGGGAGCTGCCCGTGGGAGAGCCTTCAACCTTCCACTTCGGCCTGCGCCGCGACTATCCGGACGCAAAAAAAATCATGGATGAATTCGCGGGTACATTGGACGAAGCCCAACTCGAAGGCGCGACCCGAAAAATCATCCTCAATTACCTGTAA
- a CDS encoding MarC family protein: protein MISEFISLYIRLFFLLTPFFVLTVFLSMTEGMEIHAQRKMALRTTLAVLVISLILFYAGNPIFSTLGITLDGFRIGAGCLLFLSAVSLVSGKRSAPEAEEDTDPAVVPLAIPITVGPATIGTLLILGASMKNMGNHLFGAAALVAASLTVGLLLFSAAAVKRVIGRMGLSVLTKITGLVLSAMAAQIVFTGINNFLI from the coding sequence ATGATCTCAGAATTCATCTCACTTTACATCAGACTGTTTTTTCTCCTGACACCCTTTTTTGTGCTGACGGTGTTTCTTTCCATGACTGAAGGAATGGAAATCCATGCACAGCGCAAAATGGCCCTGCGGACCACGCTGGCGGTGCTCGTGATTTCACTGATACTTTTTTATGCGGGAAACCCGATCTTTTCGACACTCGGCATCACGCTTGACGGATTCCGCATCGGCGCGGGTTGCCTGCTGTTCCTGTCGGCTGTTTCACTGGTTTCGGGCAAGCGTTCCGCACCGGAAGCCGAAGAGGACACCGATCCTGCGGTCGTGCCGCTCGCCATTCCCATCACCGTGGGACCGGCCACCATCGGTACGCTGCTTATCCTCGGCGCAAGCATGAAAAACATGGGGAATCATCTGTTCGGAGCGGCCGCGCTTGTCGCAGCCAGCCTCACAGTCGGCCTGCTGCTCTTCTCGGCTGCGGCAGTAAAACGCGTCATCGGACGCATGGGACTGTCAGTACTCACCAAGATTACCGGGTTGGTGCTCTCCGCAATGGCCGCTCAAATCGTGTTTACGGGAATCAACAACTTCCTGATCTAA
- a CDS encoding AAA family ATPase has product MLELLRIRNLALIEDVELEFSPGLNTLTGETGAGKSFILRAVDFLMGERMEAKLVRPGAEKASVEALFVLPEGETVIRRELSAETGRSRVFINDTLSSQPTIRDMRSRLVVHTSQHGQQKLMSPAFQAEVLDSFLPNQALLTERNDRFAILNDVLERKKQLLAKFDDIEKQRDFLEYQKKEIDKVNPQPGEEDELEDRKKILKDRERAGECLQNALDVLHGEIGLLDAMTLLTREMEIISRLFPGFEDDREAIEELRMMLHDLDSRLRKGPKNLDDPDENMNLDDVEERLFELAKLKRKLRRGLDEIVNLKTEIDENLSFLDACALDLKNLKIEEDRAARALKEALTRLNRARKKAAKELSIRIVDELTDLGFSEHVKVNFEFDNRELYPGCEDHRGRLMWVPNPGQAPQPLDKIASGGELSRFLLALVTLRDSDNPDHDALPSLIFDEVDAGIGGLTLNSVGAKLRDLADRQQMLLITHWPQLAGKADRHFLIQKEVVNDETYTRCDRLENSQIKQELSRMAGGGDQGDALAAQLLK; this is encoded by the coding sequence ATGCTGGAACTGTTGAGAATCAGAAATCTCGCTCTTATCGAGGACGTCGAACTGGAGTTTTCTCCGGGGCTGAACACGCTGACCGGTGAAACCGGCGCGGGCAAGTCGTTCATCCTGCGGGCCGTGGATTTTCTCATGGGCGAACGCATGGAAGCCAAGCTCGTACGCCCGGGAGCGGAAAAAGCGTCCGTCGAAGCCCTGTTCGTACTGCCCGAAGGCGAAACCGTCATCCGGCGCGAACTCTCAGCCGAGACCGGACGCAGCCGGGTATTCATCAACGACACGCTTTCGTCACAGCCCACCATCCGCGACATGCGGTCACGGCTCGTGGTCCACACCAGTCAGCATGGGCAGCAGAAGCTCATGTCACCCGCATTTCAGGCCGAGGTACTCGACTCCTTCCTGCCGAACCAGGCGCTCCTGACCGAACGCAACGACCGGTTCGCCATACTGAACGACGTACTTGAAAGAAAAAAACAGCTTCTTGCCAAGTTCGACGACATAGAAAAACAGCGCGACTTTCTCGAATACCAGAAAAAGGAAATCGACAAGGTCAATCCGCAACCCGGTGAAGAAGACGAACTCGAGGACCGCAAGAAAATTCTCAAAGACCGTGAACGGGCCGGCGAATGCCTGCAAAATGCCCTCGACGTGCTTCACGGCGAAATCGGCCTGCTCGACGCCATGACGCTCCTCACACGCGAGATGGAAATCATCTCCCGCCTCTTCCCCGGTTTCGAAGACGACCGCGAAGCCATCGAAGAGCTACGCATGATGCTTCACGATCTCGATTCCCGTCTTCGCAAAGGTCCAAAAAACCTTGACGACCCTGACGAAAATATGAACCTCGACGATGTCGAAGAACGCCTCTTCGAACTGGCGAAACTCAAACGCAAACTGCGCCGCGGCCTCGATGAAATCGTCAACCTCAAGACCGAAATCGATGAAAACCTTTCCTTTCTCGACGCCTGCGCCCTTGATCTCAAGAACCTCAAGATTGAAGAGGACCGGGCCGCCAGAGCGCTCAAGGAAGCACTCACCCGTCTCAATCGGGCCCGCAAAAAAGCCGCCAAGGAACTCTCCATCCGCATTGTGGATGAACTCACGGACCTCGGCTTTTCCGAGCACGTCAAAGTCAACTTCGAATTCGACAACCGGGAACTGTATCCGGGCTGCGAAGACCATCGCGGGAGGCTCATGTGGGTGCCCAACCCCGGACAGGCACCACAACCGCTTGACAAAATCGCTTCGGGAGGCGAATTGTCCCGCTTCCTGCTGGCACTCGTCACATTGCGCGATTCCGACAACCCGGATCACGACGCTTTGCCGTCGCTCATATTTGACGAAGTGGATGCCGGAATCGGTGGTCTGACGCTCAACTCAGTCGGAGCCAAGCTCCGCGATCTCGCCGACCGCCAGCAGATGCTGCTGATTACCCATTGGCCGCAGCTCGCGGGCAAGGCGGACCGCCATTTCCTCATCCAGAAGGAAGTGGTCAACGACGAGACATACACCCGTTGCGACCGCCTTGAAAACAGCCAGATCAAGCAGGAACTGTCACGAATGGCAGGCGGCGGCGATCAGGGTGACGCCCTCGCCGCGCAGTTGTTGAAATAG
- a CDS encoding alginate lyase family protein: MRGVRLFCSTLLILLFAGTAHAEKLPGTIIFSPEVMAQTKQRILERDPLLKPAYDTLIKEADRAVTAPAESVILKPSPPPGEKQHAYWSLDPEWWPDPKRSGGLPYVHRPGENNPEALSEKYDRQRLHRMATDALTLSLAWYLTGNEQYAGKGTALIWSWCCDSVTRTEPHMRFAHARPGIAKGHHSGIIETRDMIRVAEAARILEPSQSWSDVVTRKVSAWFTSYVKWLMTSKFGSLESNENNAHGTWYDAQVAVFALYAGDTTLARSVIGTVDRRRIGFQIEKNGAMPAALKERASRQATFFNLEAFFILAAVGERLGLDLWNWDDPYSGSIKKAFDYAAPYISPDEPWPFGHTGKFDPQPFTPLFHRAALVYKDKRYLNHLKALPDAFLIKDRAQLFH; encoded by the coding sequence ATGCGCGGCGTCCGACTCTTCTGCTCCACCCTGCTCATCCTGCTTTTCGCAGGAACAGCCCATGCGGAAAAGCTCCCGGGCACCATCATCTTTTCACCCGAAGTCATGGCGCAGACCAAGCAGCGCATCCTTGAACGGGACCCGCTGCTCAAACCGGCATACGACACCCTCATCAAGGAGGCGGACCGCGCTGTCACGGCCCCGGCGGAATCCGTGATACTCAAGCCCTCGCCGCCGCCCGGAGAAAAACAGCACGCTTACTGGTCGCTTGATCCCGAGTGGTGGCCCGACCCGAAACGCTCCGGCGGCCTGCCGTACGTACATCGTCCCGGCGAAAACAATCCCGAAGCCCTTTCCGAAAAATACGACCGGCAGCGGCTGCACCGCATGGCGACCGACGCCCTCACGTTGTCGCTGGCATGGTACCTGACCGGGAACGAACAGTACGCAGGCAAAGGCACGGCCCTGATCTGGTCATGGTGCTGCGATTCCGTCACCCGCACCGAACCGCACATGCGATTCGCCCATGCCCGACCCGGCATTGCCAAAGGGCATCACTCCGGTATCATTGAAACGCGCGACATGATACGGGTCGCCGAAGCCGCACGCATTCTGGAACCGTCCCAGTCATGGAGCGACGTCGTGACCCGCAAGGTCTCGGCATGGTTCACGTCCTACGTCAAATGGCTGATGACAAGTAAGTTCGGGAGTCTCGAATCCAACGAAAACAATGCCCACGGCACATGGTACGACGCACAGGTCGCGGTCTTCGCGTTATATGCGGGTGACACGACACTGGCCCGATCCGTCATCGGCACAGTTGACCGCCGCCGTATCGGCTTCCAGATCGAAAAAAACGGAGCCATGCCCGCCGCTCTGAAAGAAAGAGCTTCCCGGCAGGCCACCTTTTTCAACCTTGAGGCCTTTTTCATTCTCGCCGCCGTCGGGGAACGCCTCGGCCTTGACCTCTGGAACTGGGACGATCCGTATTCCGGCTCCATCAAAAAGGCCTTTGACTATGCCGCGCCGTACATTTCACCCGACGAGCCATGGCCGTTCGGCCACACCGGGAAATTCGACCCGCAGCCGTTCACCCCCCTTTTCCACCGGGCCGCCTTGGTGTATAAGGATAAGCGCTACCTGAATCATCTCAAGGCGCTCCCGGATGCTTTCCTTATCAAGGACCGCGCCCAACTCTTTCATTAG
- a CDS encoding GNAT family N-acetyltransferase has product MTVPVARTATPDDVFQMEELMRDAFEASYANFMPEQYVREFYDANGARQTVHEGLSKAAVVEIAGMVAGFAMHDENVLTELWVAPMFQRKGAGRTLLEWMENRFRRLGYDSYSLCCYALNGKALEFYKKNGFTRTSESDSTEVPGGPVKVYTLSKKLDKPDG; this is encoded by the coding sequence ATGACCGTACCCGTTGCCAGAACCGCCACCCCGGACGATGTCTTTCAGATGGAAGAACTCATGCGCGACGCCTTTGAGGCGAGCTACGCCAACTTCATGCCCGAACAATATGTCCGGGAATTCTATGACGCCAACGGGGCACGGCAAACCGTGCATGAAGGACTGAGCAAGGCCGCGGTCGTGGAGATCGCCGGCATGGTGGCAGGATTTGCCATGCATGACGAAAACGTCCTGACGGAACTGTGGGTCGCTCCGATGTTTCAGCGAAAAGGTGCGGGCCGGACACTTCTGGAATGGATGGAAAACCGATTCCGCCGCCTCGGATACGACAGTTATTCACTCTGCTGCTATGCCCTCAACGGCAAGGCACTCGAATTCTACAAGAAAAACGGCTTCACCCGCACATCGGAATCCGATTCAACCGAAGTCCCCGGCGGTCCGGTCAAGGTATACACCCTCTCCAAGAAACTCGACAAACCGGACGGATAG
- a CDS encoding ABC transporter permease, translating into MKRKPLKRPSPWARHALLVLGGLIVGLMSLGAIFAPWIAPFDPEFINVNVLLQPPSATHLMGTDALGRDVFSRILFGGRVSLWVGFVAVGIATSIGLVLGLVAGYFGRIVDEVIMRGVDVMLCFPSFFLILAVIAFLEPSLTNIMIVIGLTGWMGVARLVRAETLTIRERDYVLAARAAGAGPGRIIFRHILPNAVAPVLVSATLGVAGAILTESALSFLGLGVQPPDASWGNMLLEGKEVLGIAWWLSVFPGLAILFTVLGYNLLGESLRDLLDPRLKQ; encoded by the coding sequence ATGAAACGCAAGCCGCTCAAGCGCCCCTCTCCATGGGCACGCCACGCCCTGCTCGTCCTTGGCGGACTCATCGTCGGCCTGATGTCGCTGGGCGCGATTTTCGCTCCATGGATCGCCCCGTTCGACCCGGAATTCATCAACGTCAACGTCCTGCTCCAACCGCCGTCCGCAACGCACCTGATGGGCACCGACGCCCTTGGACGCGACGTCTTCTCGCGCATCCTTTTTGGCGGGCGCGTCTCGCTGTGGGTCGGATTCGTGGCCGTGGGCATCGCCACATCCATCGGACTGGTCCTCGGCCTTGTGGCAGGATACTTCGGGCGGATCGTGGACGAAGTCATCATGCGCGGCGTGGACGTGATGCTCTGTTTCCCCTCGTTTTTCCTTATCCTCGCGGTCATAGCCTTTCTGGAACCGAGCCTGACCAACATCATGATCGTTATCGGCCTGACAGGCTGGATGGGCGTGGCACGGCTGGTACGCGCCGAAACCCTGACCATCCGCGAACGCGACTACGTCCTCGCCGCCCGCGCCGCAGGAGCCGGACCGGGGCGCATCATTTTCAGACACATCCTCCCGAACGCAGTGGCACCGGTGCTCGTCTCCGCCACCTTAGGCGTTGCCGGGGCCATCCTCACCGAATCAGCCCTTTCCTTTCTCGGTCTGGGCGTACAGCCCCCCGACGCCTCATGGGGCAACATGCTCCTTGAAGGCAAGGAAGTGCTCGGCATCGCATGGTGGCTGTCGGTCTTTCCCGGCCTCGCCATCCTGTTCACTGTATTGGGATACAATCTGCTCGGCGAATCACTGCGCGATTTGCTGGACCCGAGGTTGAAACAATGA
- a CDS encoding ABC transporter permease has product MAQVLKKIFIKLIWVGVVFFGITVISFWVIHLAPGSPTDLQTTLNPEAGLEARAQLEKLYGLDQPLHIQYGKWLNRLVHLDFGQSMSGDHRPVWDKIRERLPLTFGMNVASMILTLLIAVPIGVAAAWWRGGTFDKVSTVVVFIGFAMPGFWLALLLMLWLGIYWPILPISGLTSLGYDAMSPMEKTWDVTKHLILPVFIYTSGSWAGMSRFMRSSMLEVLRQDYIMTARAKGLPSHVVLFKHALRNALMPVITILGLSVPSLIGGSVIIESIFALPGLGQLFYQAVMSRDYPLIMGSLVLGAVLTLAGNLLADVGYGLADPRIRTGQGRER; this is encoded by the coding sequence ATGGCGCAGGTTCTCAAAAAAATATTCATCAAACTCATCTGGGTGGGCGTGGTCTTTTTCGGCATCACGGTCATCAGTTTCTGGGTCATTCACCTTGCGCCGGGGTCTCCCACCGATCTGCAAACGACCCTCAACCCCGAGGCAGGACTGGAAGCCCGGGCACAGCTTGAAAAACTCTACGGGCTCGACCAGCCGCTGCACATCCAGTACGGCAAATGGCTCAACCGTCTCGTCCATCTGGACTTCGGCCAGTCCATGTCAGGCGATCACCGGCCCGTCTGGGACAAGATCAGGGAACGTCTGCCGCTCACCTTCGGCATGAACGTCGCCTCAATGATTCTCACGCTGCTTATCGCCGTGCCCATAGGCGTGGCCGCGGCGTGGTGGCGCGGCGGGACATTCGACAAAGTCTCCACGGTCGTCGTGTTCATCGGCTTTGCCATGCCCGGTTTCTGGCTTGCGCTGCTGCTCATGCTCTGGCTCGGCATATACTGGCCCATCCTGCCCATATCCGGGCTGACTTCGCTCGGATACGACGCCATGTCTCCAATGGAAAAAACGTGGGACGTCACCAAGCATCTCATCCTGCCGGTCTTCATTTACACCTCCGGCTCATGGGCGGGCATGTCCCGTTTCATGCGCTCATCCATGCTTGAAGTCCTCCGGCAGGACTACATCATGACAGCCCGCGCCAAGGGATTGCCGAGCCACGTAGTGCTGTTCAAACACGCCCTGCGTAACGCGCTCATGCCGGTCATCACCATCCTCGGCCTGTCCGTACCGTCGCTTATCGGCGGCTCTGTCATCATCGAATCCATCTTCGCCCTGCCGGGACTGGGACAGCTTTTCTATCAGGCGGTCATGTCGCGCGACTATCCGCTCATCATGGGCAGCCTCGTGCTCGGCGCAGTGCTGACGCTCGCGGGCAACCTACTTGCTGATGTGGGCTACGGCCTTGCCGATCCGCGCATCCGCACAGGACAGGGGAGGGAGCGATGA
- a CDS encoding site-specific integrase, translating into MATVTITTRPRKTGKSYIIQYLEPESGKKHHHATFRRKSLAMQEADKLRSLLDEGKLPKPRRNKKNELAQTFGSIASKCTQEWQRRHKEGDLSTATLKGYISFLKPLRKKWDKNVVGTISKGDLLEYRADVAVSRSMALANRQMFILKQVFAKAVECRAIQEDPTSGIKYLSEKVHERKQFMQPKKVEKLLKAAAKGRAKHYLPLAILLAVEHGLSKQEVLDLQWSDITLDYGETGIIRFYRTKTKVERVHRIMPRTRKALLARKAHINKMRKLRGIPHKGDYVVGHLDGSRMSEFKSAWRSVCKSLGIEDFHFHDNRHTYCSNIIMAGGTLKHAKEMIGHKTLRMADRYSHLEAARENVIQDNLAAHYEDPKAMVSRKRNT; encoded by the coding sequence ATGGCAACAGTCACCATCACCACACGCCCACGTAAGACAGGCAAAAGCTACATAATCCAATACTTGGAACCTGAATCCGGGAAAAAGCACCATCACGCGACCTTTAGGCGGAAATCGCTTGCCATGCAGGAAGCCGACAAGCTTCGCTCGTTACTGGATGAGGGAAAACTCCCCAAGCCACGGCGAAATAAGAAGAATGAGCTGGCGCAAACATTTGGGAGCATTGCAAGCAAATGCACTCAAGAATGGCAGCGCAGACACAAGGAAGGCGATTTAAGCACGGCTACCTTGAAAGGCTACATCAGTTTCCTTAAGCCCCTGCGAAAAAAATGGGACAAGAATGTCGTTGGAACGATCAGCAAGGGTGACTTGCTAGAGTATCGGGCAGACGTTGCGGTCAGTCGTTCAATGGCGTTGGCCAATCGGCAGATGTTCATTCTCAAGCAGGTCTTTGCGAAAGCCGTAGAATGCAGAGCCATCCAAGAAGACCCTACCAGCGGCATCAAGTACCTGAGCGAAAAGGTTCATGAGCGAAAACAATTCATGCAGCCGAAAAAGGTTGAGAAACTGCTGAAAGCCGCTGCCAAAGGTCGCGCCAAGCATTATCTGCCTTTGGCAATCCTATTGGCGGTTGAACATGGTTTGAGCAAGCAGGAAGTCTTGGATTTGCAATGGTCCGACATCACCCTGGACTATGGCGAGACAGGCATCATCCGGTTCTATAGAACCAAGACCAAAGTGGAACGGGTTCACCGGATAATGCCCCGAACCAGAAAAGCTCTGCTAGCACGAAAAGCCCACATCAACAAAATGCGAAAGCTGAGAGGAATCCCCCACAAGGGGGATTACGTTGTCGGGCATCTGGACGGCAGCAGGATGAGCGAGTTCAAATCAGCCTGGAGGAGTGTGTGCAAGTCGCTCGGAATCGAGGATTTCCACTTCCACGACAACAGGCACACATACTGCTCAAACATCATCATGGCGGGCGGTACGCTCAAGCATGCCAAGGAGATGATCGGACACAAGACGCTCCGCATGGCGGATCGCTATTCCCACCTAGAAGCGGCAAGAGAAAACGTCATTCAGGACAATTTAGCCGCTCATTATGAAGACCCAAAGGCTATGGTTTCGAGAAAAAGGAACACATAG
- a CDS encoding PIN domain-containing protein, protein MALVCLDTNIVIWGILKECRKGEEANLEKAKSLIEELAKSRDEVLLPAIVVGETLAGVNKEKLNLANNLLQQHFMIAPFDTAAAKFYASIFQTKKPNFFDAKEKRWSIPRKAYNADCAIVATAISRKASVIYSEDPHLVKLAENEPVEVKILPPIPPKLLTLPIEEQQPPQKSGKVMPIR, encoded by the coding sequence ATGGCGTTAGTTTGTCTTGATACAAATATCGTGATCTGGGGAATCCTTAAAGAATGCCGAAAGGGAGAGGAAGCCAATCTCGAAAAAGCCAAAAGTCTGATTGAAGAATTAGCGAAGTCCCGTGACGAAGTCTTACTTCCTGCTATCGTCGTTGGGGAAACATTGGCTGGGGTAAATAAGGAGAAGCTGAACTTGGCAAACAACCTTTTGCAGCAACATTTTATGATTGCTCCTTTCGACACTGCTGCCGCCAAGTTTTATGCAAGTATTTTCCAAACAAAAAAACCTAACTTTTTCGATGCAAAAGAAAAACGGTGGAGCATCCCTAGAAAAGCTTACAACGCAGACTGCGCTATCGTCGCAACAGCCATATCTCGCAAAGCAAGTGTCATATATAGCGAGGACCCCCACCTTGTTAAGCTTGCCGAAAATGAGCCTGTCGAGGTCAAGATACTCCCTCCAATCCCACCAAAGTTGCTAACGCTTCCGATTGAAGAACAACAACCGCCTCAAAAGAGCGGCAAAGTCATGCCTATCAGGTAG